A window of the Gossypium hirsutum isolate 1008001.06 chromosome A03, Gossypium_hirsutum_v2.1, whole genome shotgun sequence genome harbors these coding sequences:
- the LOC107887293 gene encoding TORTIFOLIA1-like protein 3 gives MAQPFKLKVNTLLNKLGDRDTFSLAAAELDSIARNLDATSLPTFISCILAVDSSDKSGVRKQCVKLISVLAVSYPNSFPHFLPKILSSLLRRLRDPNSVVRSACVDAVSALSVNLTKCNFSSSFLKPLSDALFTEQEPNAQIGAALCLAAAIDGSPDPDPVRLGKMLTKLEKLVKVEGYKAKAAVLVVIGSVIGSGGASNLGDEMMKALVGCLIGVLSSHDWAARKGAAEALGRLAVVERDSLAELKAGCMKVFEARRFDKVKAAREVMSQMLEAWKQVPDVSEEASPPPRSQASSRENASDGCRPPGAKISSNSDIAVKRPTSTKRSTSPDGSFATPGRKRSPLKATTQETNGKKPLDRRVDIASPLAATLPRARENGFQERRNNENARSAKSEIRRSLFSNKNSDDKTHKISGSKSGSRVAPCQEEIPESTVMVSTASENLSSNHKDCEDLSLIRTQLVQIEKQQSSLLDLLQRFICSSQNGMNSLETRVHGLELALDEISYDLAVSTGRMSTSSRTTCCLLPAAGFLRSKFWRKTGMNTNGTSTFSTSSCTPSAAATHYRAYRNCNETFENHRLRLQGGGGFITNPLAEIQ, from the exons ATGGCGCAACCTTTTAAACTAAAAGTTAACACCCTCCTAAACAAGCTCGGCGATCGAGACACCTTCTCTCTCGCAGCTGCTGAGCTCGACTCCATTGCTAGAAACCTTGATGCCACATCACTTCCGACTTTCATTTCCTGTATTCTTGCGGTCGATTCCTCCGATAAAAGCGGAGTGCGAAAGCAATGCGTGAAGCTCATTTCTGTTTTGGCTGTTAGTTATCCGAATTCTTTCCCTCATTTCCTCCCTAAAATCCTCTCTAGCCTCCTCCGTCGCCTGCGGGACCCCAATTCCGTTGTCCGTTCCGCCTGCGTCGACGCCGTCTCAGCTCTCTCCGTTAACCTCACCAAGTGCAACTTCTCATCTTCGTTTTTGAAGCCTTTGAGCGATGCGCTTTTCACAGAGCAAGAACCGAACGCGCAGATCGGGGCGGCATTGTGTTTGGCGGCGGCGATCGATGGATCACCGGATCCAGATCCAGTTAGGCTGGGGAAGATGTTAACGAAGCTGGAGAAACTCGTGAAAGTTGAAGGTTATAAGGCTAAGGCGGCAGTTTTGGTGGTTATCGGGAGTGTGATCGGATCGGGTGGGGCGTCAAATTTGGGTGATGAGATGATGAAAGCATTGGTGGGGTGCTTGATTGGGGTCTTGAGTAGTCATGATTGGGCAGCGAGAAAGGGAGCGGCAGAGGCGCTTGGGAGGTTAGCGGTGGTTGAGAGAGATTCATTGGCTGAGCTCAAAGCTGGTTGCATGAAAGTCTTCGAGGCTAGAAGATTTGATAAg GTAAAGGCCGCCAGGGAGGTTATGAGTCAGATGTTGGAGGCGTGGAAGCAGGTTCCGGATGTTTCAGAAGAGGCGTCTCCACCGCCTCGATCACAGGCTTCTTCGAGAG AGAATGCAAGTGATGGATGCCGTCCGCCTGGTGCCAAAATTTCATCTAATTCGGATATCGCTGTTAAGAGGCCTACTTCAACAAAAAGGTCAACTTCACCTGATGGTTCCTTTGCAACCCCAGGGAGGAAGAGAAGTCCTTTAAAGGCAACCACTCAAGAAACGAATGGCAAGAAGCCCCTAGACCGGAGGGTTGATATTGCTTCTCCTCTTGCTGCTACTCTGCCAAGGGCTCGTGAGAATGGTTTTCAGGAGAGGAGGAATAATGAGAATGCGAGATCTGCAAAGTCTGAAATAAGGCGGTCCCTTTTCAGTAATAAGAATTCCGATGACAAGACGCACAAAATCAGTGGTTCAAAGTCTGGCTCTCGTGTTGCTCCTTGTCAAGAGGAAATCCCAGAATCCACTGTTATGGTTAGTACTGCCTCTGAAAATCTCAGCTCAAACCACAAGGACTGCGAGGATTTATCTTTGATCCGCACCCAACTGGTTCAGATAGAAAAGCAGCAATCTAGCCTACTAGATCTTCTACAG AGATTCATATGTAGCTCACAGAATGGGATGAATTCACTGGAGACACGTGTGCATGGTCTAGAATTGGCTTTGGATGAGATCTCGTATGACTTGGCTGTATCAACTGGAAGGATGTCTACTTCCAGCCGGACCACTTGTTGCCTACTACCTGCTGCAGGTTTTCTGAGATCCAAGTTCTGGAGGAAAACAGGGATGAACACAAATGGTACCTCTACGTTTTCTACATCCAGTTGCACCCCATCCGCTGCTGCCACACATTATAGAGCTTATAGAAATTGCAATGAAACATTTGAGAACCATAGGTTACGACTTCAAGGAGGTGGTGGATTTATTACGAATCCATTGGCAGAAATTCAGTGA